Proteins encoded in a region of the Prunus persica cultivar Lovell chromosome G4, Prunus_persica_NCBIv2, whole genome shotgun sequence genome:
- the LOC109948845 gene encoding condensin complex subunit 2-like has translation MAETLSTKPSTALRNRASMANRSQSPTSPLFVLGSNDDQLERAQARAARAAANRRKAATVFAPFSPPSDPCLSREQIIDLFQNCIKLASENKINQKNTWELKLIDHLSEIIKVEAENDRETNFQKASCTLEAGVKIYAVRVDSVHAEAYKVLSGMNRASLEDEQETTRRDDNVNNEQGRGQPKKELERKISPLSTLESSFEALNVKKFDVAFMVDPLYHQSSAQCDESGAKGLLLNNLGVYGGCQVIFDSYEVPGMCRSCSLHRNPSDLIDLSFAKESIQEMVVNMLAKNEISPTLKEILCQFEENNQRSSQDFNIGQNSDLKMDGFDDKEVEWDISSGNCDTWAIDHDDDIGVDHENRSFGDPIFQSHHEGNNSGTSYEADVGDRFERVSAFLFQGLGLNSKKNAWAGPDHWKYWRPKGSEEAPATQSKPTTKRTKKKDHKEVDLDFTTSLYKEFPDIFAPPKNFKSLLLPANTVPCSNRLPEDCHYQPEDLAKLFLLPDVLFFGKRRRHHTDDNSWEQSNNFDEAFPSWDNESVCSGQYGDGCVHSNVEDTDTLVSQPRQVSKIEVQYDRTSKRVDVHALKETLWGHMQESAEVPSAELKDTISFKHILVTFPVNCRAAVPEDISPHLCFICLLHLANEYGLSIHDCPSLDDLSIHLPSRSNSDGVEQPSS, from the exons ATGGCTGAGACATTGAGTACAAAACCGTCTACAGCGTTAAGGAATAGAGCTTCCATGGCGAACCGTTCCCAGTCACCGACCAGTCCGCTATTCGTTCTGGGCTCCAACGACGACCAGCTCGAACGCGCCCAGGCACGCGCCGCACGCGCCGCCGCCAATCGTCGCAAAGCGGCTACAGTTTTCGCTCCTTTTTCTCCGCCTAGCGATCCTTGTCTCAGTAGAGAACAGATTATCGACCTCTTCCAGAACTGCATCAAACTCGCCAGCGAAAAT AAAATAAACCAGAAGAACACGTGGGAGCTTAAGCTTATAGATCATCTTAGCGAGATTATTAAAGTTGAAGCCGAAAATGACAGAGAGACTAATTTCCAGAAG GCAAGTTGCACACTGGAAGCAGGGGTGAAAATTTATGCGGTGAGGGTGGATTCAGTGCATGCTGAGGCATATAAGGTCCTAAGTGGGATGAATCGAGCCAGTCTGGAAGATGAACAAG AAACTACTAGGAGGGATGACAATGTCAACAACGAGCAGGGTAGGGGTCAGCCTAAGAAAGAGTTGGAGAGGAAG ATATCGCCACTATCGACATTGGAATCCTCCTTTGAAGCTCTGAACGTAAAGAAGTTTGATG TTGCATTCATGGTCGATCCTCTTTATCACCAATCATCTGCACAGTGTGATGAAAGTGGAGCCAAGGGTCTGCTATTAAATAACCTTGGAGTATATGGAGGATGCCAGGTGATTTTTGATTCTTACGAAGTTCCAGGGATGTGCAGATCATGTTCATTGCATAGAAATCCCTCAGATTTGATTGATCTCTCTTTTGCCAAAG AATCTATTCAGGAGATGGTGGTGAACATGCTTGCAAAGAATGAAATTTCTCCTACTCTCAAGGAGATACTTTgccaatttgaagaaaataatcaGCGGTCATCACAAGATTTTAATATAGGCCAAAATTCAGATCTCAAAATGGATGGCTTTGATGATAAAGAAGTTGAGTGGGACATTTCATCTGGGAACTGTGACACATGGGCCATTGATCATGATGATGATATAGGTGTTGATCATGAGAATAGAAGTTTTGGAGATCCTATATTTCAAAGTCATCATGAG GGTAATAACTCTGGTACATCATATGAAGCTGATGTAGGTGACAGATTTGAGAGAGTTTCCGCGTTTTTGTTTCAAGGTTTGGGATtgaattcaaagaaaaatgcatGGGCGGGTCCTGATCACTGGAAATATTGGAGGCCTAAGG GTTCAGAGGAAGCTCCTGCGACTCAAAGCAAACCAACTACTaagagaacaaagaaaaaggaccATAAGGAGGTCGACCTTGATTTCACAACATCTCTATACAAAGAATTTCCAGACATCTTTGCTCccccaaaaaatttcaagtctTTACTCCTACCTGCAAATACAGTACCTTGTAGTAACAGGCTTCCAGAAGATTGCCATTATCAACCTGAGGATCTTGCCAAGTTGTTTCTCCTTCCAGATGTTCTG TTCTTTGGGAAGAGAAGACGGCATCATACAG atGATAACTCGTGGGAACAAAGTAATAATTTTGATGAAGCATTTCCTTCATGGGACAACGAGAGCGTGTGTAGTGGCCAATATGGTGATGGATGTGTTCATAGCAATGTGGAAGACACGGACACACTTGTCTCTCAACCTCGTCag GTAAGCAAAATTGAAGTGCAGTACGATAGAACTTCAAAACGAGTTGATGTTCATGCATTGAAGGAAACTCTGTGGGGTCATATGCAAGAATCTGCGGAAGTTCCTTCAGCA GAATTGAAAGACACCATATCCTTCAAGCATATACTGGTCACCTTTCCCGTCAACTGCCGAGCTGCGGTGCCTGAGGATATTTCGCCCCATTTGTGTTTCATCTGCCTTTTGCATTTGGCTAATGAGTATGGGTTAAGCATACATGACTGCCCAAGTTTAGACGACTTGAGCATTCATCTTCCGTCTCGTTCAAACTCAGATGGGGTGGAACAGCCTTCATCGTAG
- the LOC18780212 gene encoding uncharacterized protein LOC18780212, with amino-acid sequence MNKVEKPQILVLSLLAILLIIAPLLSASLRTPYLYIITNLLIIALGAQAGLLSAFSNPSDYDKDKPLVMASEFASSDKRVVADSDEDKRVGSKSSEKSSEKSSEKSSEKKAKVVEKSRSEKIAGTVKIDSVKKCPSMPSLFFIGGSEADQGDHEVIEEKHEMEEEEEVVGEISGQELFTKAETFIGNFYKQLKMQREDSWKKIHDFYHKAF; translated from the coding sequence ATGAACAAAGTTGAAAAACCTCAGATTCTagttctttctcttcttgCCATTCTTCTCATCATTGCACCTCTATTATCCGCATCACTCAGAACTCCTTATCTCTACATCATCACTAACCTCCTCATTATTGCCCTCGGAGCACAAGCCGGCCTTCTCTCTGCCTTTTCCAACCCTTCAGATTATGACAAAGACAAACCTCTGGTTATGGCTTCAGAATTTGCCTCCTCTGATAAAAGGGTTGTTGCCGATAGTGATGAAGATAAAAGGGTAGGTTCCAAATCTTCCGAAAAATCTTCCGAAAAATCTTCTGAAAAATCTTCTGAAAAGAAGGCGAAGGTTGTTGAAAAATCTAGATCAGAGAAGATTGCTGGCACTGTGAAAATAGACAGTGTCAAGAAATGTCCTTCTATGCCTAGCCTTTTCTTCATAGGGGGTAGTGAGGCTGATCAAGGAGATCATGAGGTAATTGAGGAAAAACATGAaatggaggaagaagaagaagtagtGGGGGAAATTAGTGGGCAAGAGCTTTTTACCAAAGCTGAGACCTTTATTGGGAACTTCTACAAGCAGTTGAAGATGCAAAGGGAAGACTCATGGAAGAAGATTCATGACTTTTATCACAAAGCCTTTTAA